One window of the Streptomyces sp. NBC_00259 genome contains the following:
- a CDS encoding exodeoxyribonuclease VII small subunit translates to MTAKTDEGALGYEQARDELIEVVRRLEAGGTTLEESLALWERGEELAKVCRRWLDGARARLDAALSGRDAAEGGDAGAKATNGSNDSDDEVEDRGGRAL, encoded by the coding sequence ATGACAGCCAAGACGGACGAGGGCGCGCTCGGCTACGAGCAGGCGCGGGACGAGCTGATCGAGGTCGTGCGCCGGCTGGAGGCGGGCGGCACGACGCTGGAGGAGTCCCTCGCGCTGTGGGAGCGCGGCGAGGAGCTGGCGAAGGTGTGCCGCCGCTGGCTGGACGGCGCCCGGGCCCGGCTGGACGCGGCACTGTCGGGCCGCGACGCGGCCGAGGGCGGGGACGCAGGCGCGAAGGCCACGAACGGCTCGAACGACTCGGACGACGAGGTCGAGGACAGGGGCGGCAGGGCTCTGTGA